One Glycine max cultivar Williams 82 chromosome 4, Glycine_max_v4.0, whole genome shotgun sequence DNA segment encodes these proteins:
- the LOC100778505 gene encoding phospho-2-dehydro-3-deoxyheptonate aldolase 1, chloroplastic-like — protein sequence MINNKFAINHAKNLVAHGRSKHIETRFHFLREQVKKRIIEVTHCPTQDQPANVLTKPVRVDRFLKTNGELGVGRMMGQFAKLRSKEMKETDGMKLSSYKGDNVNGDAFEEKMRIPDPERLIRAYNKSVVTLSLLKAFAMGCQWNLDFSQHNEQGDKYLELAHRIDNTLGFMAAAGLTVDHPIMKTTEFWTSHECLLLPYEQSLTRLDSTSGLYYDCSAHMLWVGERTRQLDGAHVEFLRGVIIPLALRLNASQSLELAFNISERLKKNRIGSDLNSIFSL from the exons ATGATTAACAACAAATTTGCAATCAATCATGCAAAAAATCTTGTTGCACATGGGAGAAGTAAACACATAGAAACAAGGTTCCATTTCCTAAGAGAGCAAGTGAAGAAAAGGATAATCGAAGTGACCCATTGCCCCACTCAAGATCAACCAGCTAATGTGCTTACCAAACCAGTGAGAGTGGATCGGTTTTTGAAGACCAATGGTGAACTAGGG GTGGGAAGAATGATGGGTCAATTTGCGAAATTGAGATCCAAAGAGATGAAGGAGACAGATGGGATGAAACTGTCGAGTTACAAGGGAGATAATGTGAATGGAGATGCTTTCGAGGAGAAAATGAGAATTCCTGATCCTGAAAGGCTGATCAGAGCGTACAACAAATCTGTTGTGACTCTAAGTCTTCTGAAGGCATTTGCTATGGGATGCCAATGGAATTTGGACTTCTCACAACACAACGAGCAAGGAGACAA GTACCTAGAGCTTGCTCACCGAATTGATAACACCCTTGGATTCATGGCTGCTGCAGGCCTCACGGTGGACCATCCTATAATGAAAACAACTGAGTTTTGGACTTCACATGAATGTTTGTTACTGCCCTATGAGCAATCACTCACTAGGTTGGATTCAACTTCTGGTCTCTACTATGACTGCTCTGCCCATATGCTTTGGGTTGGGGAACGGACCAGGCAGCTCGATGGTGCCCATGTTGAGTTTCTAAGAGGAGTTATAATCCCCTTAGCATTAAG GCTTAATGCTTCACAATCTCTTGAGCTTGCTTTCAACATTTCTGAACGCCTCAAAAAGAATAGGATCGGATCTGATCTTAACAGTATCTTTTCTCTGTAG
- the LOC102665656 gene encoding secreted RxLR effector protein 161-like: MIEDLQSIEKNHTWELTKLPSKKKPIEVKWIFKLKLNSDASVARHKARKEETKDEEKMDHTHYKQLIGSVRYHCNSRLDLSFVVGVASRHMHEPRKSHLIAAKRILIYLKGAKDLGILFPKNTNEKMDELIGYCDSDWCDNKSERMSTTGYLFKLARALISWCSKKQPVVALSSLK, translated from the exons ATGATTGAAGACCTGCAATCAATTGAGAAGAATCACACATGGGAACTGACAAAATTACCTTCAAAGAAGAAACCAATTGAGGTTAAATGGATCTTCAAGCTCAAACTAAACTCGGATGCATCAGTGGCCAGACATAAAGCCAG GAAGGAAGAAacgaaagatgaagaaaaaatggATCATACCCACTACAAGCAACTCATTGGCTCAGTAAGGTACCACTGCAATTCAAGACTTGACCTTAGCTTTGTAGTAGGAGTAGCTAGTAGGCATATGCACGAACCAAGAAAGTCACACCTCATAGCAGCCAAGAGGATCCTCATATACTTGAAGGGTGCCAAAGACTTAGGAATTCTATTTCCAAAGAACACAAATGAGAAAATGGATGAACTGATAGGATATTGTGACTCAGACTGGTGTGATAATAAATCAGAGAGAATGAGCACTACGGGATACCTGTTTAAGCTTGCTAGAGCCCTAATTTCATGGTGTTCCAAGAAGCAACCAGTGGTGGCATTGTCAAGCTTGAAGTAG
- the LOC100810036 gene encoding F-box protein FBW2, which translates to MEEACEFRSWAELIPDALGVIFTNLSLQERVTVIPRVCKSWANAVTGPYCWQEIDIKDWSNRCQPDQLDRLLEMLITRSSGSLRKLSVSGLQTESIFTFIAENACSLHTLRLPRSSMNDSIVEQIAGRLSMISFLDVSYCIKIGPYALEMIGKNCKLLEGLCRNMHPLDTASKPFQDDEAYAIASTMPKLKHLEMAYHLISTSGVLQILANCPKLEFLDQRGCWGVTLDHMFLKQKFPKLKVLGPFVLDTYESDGWDDFSDVSDSSEYLAWDFVAGGMEEYYVDDSDSYDGMWDDEGRLDELQFGFYEGIEDAGMYWPPSP; encoded by the exons ATGGAAGAAGCATGTGAATTTCGAAGTTGGGCTGAATTGATTCCTGATGCCCTGGGGGTAATCTTCACCAATCTTTCTCTTCAGGAGAGGGTAACAGTGATCCCCAGGGTGTGCAAATCATGGGCTAATGCAGTAACTGGACCTTACTGCTGGCAAGAGATAGACATCAAGGATTGGAGCAACCGATGCCAGCCCGACCAACTCGATCGGCTGCTCGAGATGCTTATCACAAGAAGTTCTGGATCCCTCCGCAAACTCAGTGTTTCTGGCCTCCAAACTGAGAGCATCTTCACTTTCATTGCTGAAAA TGCCTGTTCTCTCCATACATTGCGACTGCCAAGGAGCAGTATGAATGATTCCATTGTGGAACAGATTGCTGGGAGGCTTTCTATGATTTCTTTCTTGGATGTGAGCTACTGTATTAAAATCGGTCCCTATGCACTTGAGATGATTGGCAAGAACTGCAAACTGCTAGAAGGGTTGTGTCGAAACATGCACCCGTTGGATACTGCAAGCAAGCCGTTTCAAGATGATGAAGCATATGCAATTGCCTCCACAATGCCTAAGCTCAAGCATCTTGAAATGGCTTATCATCTTATCAGCACTTCGGGTGTCCTTCAAATACTTGCAAACTGCCCTAAGCTTGAATTTTTGGATCAAAGGGGGTGTTGGGGTGTGACACTTGACCACATGTTTTTAAAGCAGAAATTCCCAAAACTGAAGGTTTTGGGGCCTTTTGTTCTTGACACTTATGAGAGTGATGGCTGGGATGATTTCTCAGATGTGTCAGATTCTTCCGAGTACTTGGCCTGGGACTTTGTGGCCGGTGGCATGGAAGAATACTATGTTGATGATAGTGACAGTTATGATGGAATGTGGGATGATGAAGGGAGGCTAGATGAGCTTCAGTTCGGGTTTTATGAAGGGATAGAAGATGCAGGAATGTATTGGCCTCCATCTCCATAA
- the LOC100779037 gene encoding protein EXORDIUM-like 2, protein MLILRLAIFVASLVVVVQSHVPNIWEAKPFHHMLSLVQPDPVVLNYHRGPLLKGNVTVHINWYGNFTPIHRSIIVDFIQSLGSIPHSRHHPSPFSWWRITARYRGGPRTLTVGNQTLDNTYSLGKSLKTSHLLALASKNSPPTTRSNANAIHVLLTSADVAVDGFCMSRCGTHGSGRVAKRRIAFAWVGNPVTQCPGECAWPFHQPVYGPQTPPLVPPNGDVGVDGMLISLATVLAGAVTNPFGNGYYQGSVTAPLEAVSACAGIFGKGAYPGYTGNVLVDNVTGASYNALGLHGRKFLLPAMWDPVTSTCKTLV, encoded by the coding sequence ATGTTAATTTTAAGGTTGGCAATTTTTGTGGCCTCCCTTGTAGTAGTCGTCCAATCCCATGTTccaaacatttgggaagccaaGCCCTTCCACCACATGTTGTCTTTGGTTCAGCCAGACCCTGTTGTCCTCAACTACCACAGGGGTCCACTCCTTAAGGGAAACGTCACCGTTCATATCAACTGGTACGGCAACTTCACACCCATTCACCGTTCCATCATCGTTGATTTCATCCAATCCCTTGGTTCCATTCCCCACTCTCGTCACCACCCATCACCCTTTTCGTGGTGGCGAATCACCGCGAGGTACAGAGGAGGCCCCCGCACCCTCACCGTAGGGAATCAAACCCTTGACAACACCTACTCCCTCGGTAAATCACTTAAAACAAGCCACCTCCTCGCACTCGCTTCCAAAAATTCACCACCAACAACTCGCAGTAACGCTAACGCCATCCACGTGCTGCTAACCTCTGCTGACGTGGCGGTGGATGGTTTCTGCATGAGCCGATGTGGGACCCACGGGTCGGGTCGGGTTGCAAAGAGAAGGATCGCGTTCGCGTGGGTGGGTAACCCGGTTACGCAGTGTCCTGGGGAGTGCGCGTGGCCGTTCCACCAGCCGGTGTACGGACCGCAGACGCCGCCGCTGGTTCCGCCGAACGGCGACGTTGGCGTGGACGGGATGCTGATAAGTTTGGCGACGGTGCTCGCCGGAGCGGTGACGAACCCGTTCGGGAACGGGTACTACCAAGGGTCGGTGACGGCGCCGCTGGAGGCGGTGTCGGCTTGCGCCGGAATATTCGGAAAAGGGGCGTATCCGGGTTACACGGGTAACGTTTTGGTGGATAACGTAACGGGAGCTAGCTACAACGCGTTGGGTTTGCACGGTCGCAAGTTTCTGTTACCGGCGATGTGGGACCCCGTCACGTCTACATGCAAAACGCTCGTTTGA